One genomic segment of Amycolatopsis sp. Hca4 includes these proteins:
- a CDS encoding TetR/AcrR family transcriptional regulator, producing the protein MSEGLRAQKKHETRKTISDVATRLFIRNGFEDVTIADIAAEARVAKMTVTNHFPRKEDLVFDIREDFASWPAALIRDSVFHDTRELYFEALGAEHALVGFSGPGFVRMIKESPVLTNALHEMHRERESALIDLLIRRHPEEELNPALAAAHLATVLRLLFQEVFDRTLENGEAIVDELWPIAEQAFDQLEPVFGRY; encoded by the coding sequence ATGAGCGAGGGACTGCGGGCCCAGAAGAAGCACGAGACCCGGAAGACCATCTCCGACGTGGCCACCCGGCTGTTCATCCGCAACGGCTTCGAGGACGTGACGATCGCGGACATCGCCGCCGAGGCGCGGGTCGCCAAGATGACCGTGACGAACCACTTCCCGCGCAAGGAAGACCTGGTCTTCGACATCCGCGAAGACTTCGCGTCCTGGCCCGCCGCCCTGATCCGCGACAGCGTCTTCCACGACACGCGCGAGCTCTACTTCGAAGCGCTGGGCGCCGAGCACGCGCTGGTCGGCTTCTCCGGCCCCGGCTTCGTGCGGATGATCAAGGAGAGCCCGGTCCTGACGAACGCGCTGCACGAGATGCACCGCGAACGCGAGTCGGCGTTGATCGACCTCCTCATCCGGCGCCACCCCGAAGAGGAGCTCAACCCGGCACTCGCCGCGGCCCACCTCGCGACGGTCCTGCGCCTGCTGTTCCAGGAGGTCTTCGACCGGACCCTGGAAAACGGGGAAGCCATCGTCGACGAGCTGTGGCCCATCGCGGAACAGGCCTTCGACCAGCTGGAACCGGTCTTCGGGCGGTACTAG
- a CDS encoding DUF4328 domain-containing protein, translated as MHPGQPPAGQPYPPGYWPRQAPPPSAQQLQGRTLAAQPEPYPYHRRPAYRPKLRWVATPPPGAWPRRRVVAPEPYLGPPSYPVPPRWGFPNLVWRRPTSVPGTASDEIRPIDRVPVLSRSVVVVLFAFAVFALAVAGAEIWRYVLLVQGRDSALSRSVVAFSDGFVLAAGLLASILALLPAGLSLWWLLVARQAAADVSGDDPPRPLWQVLVGVLVPVANLPLALSVVGELEHAVLGRARDVRPKPSRQVLVWWGAWLLNWILLGVSIAWRFRDDVQSMADSVVLVALTDLSAVALAVLTALLVRRFSALLAPSDARDVREMRVLKVQGAPEPELRTSRPAGAAR; from the coding sequence TTGCACCCGGGGCAGCCTCCCGCCGGGCAGCCGTACCCGCCCGGGTACTGGCCGCGCCAGGCGCCGCCGCCGTCCGCCCAGCAGCTGCAGGGCCGGACACTGGCCGCCCAGCCGGAGCCCTACCCCTACCACCGCCGTCCGGCGTACCGGCCGAAGCTGCGCTGGGTGGCGACCCCGCCGCCCGGTGCGTGGCCACGCCGCCGCGTCGTCGCGCCCGAGCCGTACCTCGGCCCGCCGTCGTACCCGGTGCCGCCGCGCTGGGGGTTCCCGAACCTGGTCTGGCGACGCCCGACGTCGGTGCCCGGCACGGCGTCCGACGAGATCCGCCCGATCGACCGGGTGCCGGTGCTCAGCCGCAGCGTGGTCGTCGTCCTCTTCGCGTTCGCGGTGTTCGCGCTGGCCGTGGCCGGTGCGGAGATCTGGCGGTACGTGCTGCTGGTCCAGGGCCGTGATTCCGCGCTGTCCCGCTCGGTGGTGGCTTTCTCCGACGGCTTCGTGCTGGCCGCGGGCCTGCTCGCCTCGATCCTCGCGCTGCTGCCCGCGGGGCTGTCGCTGTGGTGGCTGCTGGTCGCGCGCCAGGCGGCGGCGGACGTGTCGGGCGACGACCCGCCGCGGCCGCTGTGGCAGGTGCTGGTCGGCGTGCTCGTGCCGGTGGCGAACCTGCCGCTGGCGCTGTCGGTCGTCGGCGAGCTGGAGCACGCGGTGCTGGGCCGCGCGCGGGACGTCCGGCCGAAGCCGTCGCGGCAGGTGCTCGTGTGGTGGGGTGCCTGGCTGCTGAACTGGATCCTGCTGGGCGTGTCGATCGCCTGGCGTTTCCGCGACGACGTGCAGTCGATGGCGGACAGCGTCGTCCTGGTCGCGCTGACCGACCTGTCGGCGGTCGCGCTGGCCGTGCTGACGGCCTTGCTGGTGCGGCGGTTCTCCGCGCTGCTGGCGCCGTCGGACGCCCGGGACGTGCGCGAGATGCGCGTGCTGAAGGTGCAGGGCGCGCCGGAGCCGGAACTGCGGACTTCGCGGCCGGCCGGCGCCGCGCGCTAG
- a CDS encoding rhodanese-like domain-containing protein, whose amino-acid sequence MGIVVSPAELPTAEVRDLPKDGLVLLDVREDDEWAAGHAPGAVHIPMGELPARVGELADLPDDQPIHVICRSGGRSARAAAWLNQSGWDAVNVAGGMGAWQREGRPMVGEHPGIEPEVI is encoded by the coding sequence ATGGGAATCGTGGTGAGCCCTGCTGAACTGCCGACCGCCGAGGTCCGCGACCTGCCCAAGGACGGCCTCGTGCTGCTCGACGTCCGCGAAGACGACGAATGGGCCGCCGGGCACGCGCCCGGCGCGGTGCACATCCCGATGGGGGAGCTGCCCGCCCGCGTCGGCGAGCTGGCCGACCTGCCCGACGACCAGCCGATCCACGTGATCTGCCGCAGCGGCGGCCGGTCCGCGCGCGCGGCCGCGTGGCTGAACCAGAGCGGCTGGGACGCGGTGAACGTGGCCGGCGGCATGGGCGCGTGGCAGCGCGAAGGCCGTCCGATGGTCGGCGAGCACCCCGGCATCGAACCCGAAGTGATCTAG
- a CDS encoding cation acetate symporter, which translates to MQLNPWALTGIVLVAVVTPYLGLRSSRSATSTHDFLVARRTVRSRRNAAAISGEYLSAASFLGIAGIVLKDGADALWFPIGFTAGYLALMLFVAAPLRRSGAYTLPDFVEMRLGSQGLRRFSTAFVVFIGILYMAPQLQGAGLTLATVLPVPAWAGAIAVMVVVTVNVISGGMRAITVVQAFQYWLKLFAIAVPAFVLCVVFFTGGSPDGFRPLGAPAPPVFVTDTTVDVQTDVTLRVTADTYLYAYGRTDNGPAAGPTHWTPLAPHTVSEGTKLKFMAGTPVPVVADSVADNADWLHPASGSLTDLLQTYSLMFATFLGTMGLPHVLVRFYTNPDGKAARRTTVHVLLLLGLFYLFPTLLGALSRMYVPELLVTGKTDAAILRLPSAILPGVGGQILGAVTAAGAFAAFLSSTSGLLVSVAGVVSTDLLPGRVRDFRVAAGLVALFPIGLAVALRPDDISLSIGLTFALAASTFSPLLVLGIWWRKLSWPGALAGMFVGGGLVLAALVVNVVSGYTGGWAPWFVNQPALITVPAAFVTTYLVSRVTGYGRPEHVHDIMLRLHAPDPLGFMRDRAVARFGQAEEKTRVAGRGRHRK; encoded by the coding sequence GTGCAGTTGAACCCGTGGGCCTTGACCGGCATCGTGCTGGTCGCCGTGGTGACGCCCTACCTCGGTCTCCGCTCCTCGCGGTCGGCGACGAGCACGCACGATTTCCTGGTCGCGCGGCGCACCGTGCGCTCCCGCCGCAACGCCGCCGCGATCTCCGGCGAATACCTGTCGGCGGCCTCGTTCCTCGGCATCGCCGGAATCGTGCTCAAGGACGGCGCCGACGCGTTGTGGTTCCCGATCGGCTTCACCGCGGGCTACCTGGCGCTGATGCTGTTCGTGGCGGCCCCGCTGCGCCGGTCCGGGGCCTACACGCTGCCCGACTTCGTCGAAATGCGGCTCGGCTCGCAGGGCCTGCGCCGGTTCTCCACGGCGTTCGTCGTCTTCATCGGGATCCTGTACATGGCCCCGCAGCTGCAGGGCGCCGGCCTGACCCTCGCGACGGTGCTGCCGGTGCCGGCCTGGGCGGGCGCGATCGCGGTGATGGTCGTGGTCACGGTCAACGTGATCTCCGGCGGGATGCGCGCGATCACCGTGGTCCAGGCGTTCCAGTACTGGCTCAAGCTGTTCGCCATCGCGGTGCCGGCGTTCGTGCTGTGCGTGGTCTTCTTCACCGGCGGCAGCCCGGACGGGTTCCGGCCGCTCGGCGCCCCCGCGCCGCCGGTGTTCGTCACCGACACCACGGTCGACGTGCAGACCGACGTCACCCTGCGCGTCACCGCGGACACCTACCTCTACGCCTACGGCCGCACCGACAACGGCCCGGCGGCCGGGCCGACGCACTGGACCCCGCTGGCGCCGCACACGGTGTCCGAAGGCACCAAGCTGAAGTTCATGGCCGGCACGCCGGTCCCGGTGGTCGCCGACTCCGTCGCCGACAACGCGGACTGGCTGCACCCGGCCTCCGGCAGCCTCACCGACCTGCTCCAGACGTACTCGCTGATGTTCGCGACGTTCCTCGGCACGATGGGCCTGCCGCACGTGCTGGTGCGCTTCTACACCAACCCGGACGGCAAGGCCGCCCGCCGCACGACCGTGCACGTCCTGCTGCTGCTCGGGCTGTTCTACCTGTTCCCGACGCTGCTGGGCGCGCTGTCGCGGATGTACGTCCCCGAGCTGCTGGTGACCGGCAAGACGGACGCGGCGATCCTGCGGCTGCCCTCGGCGATCCTGCCCGGGGTCGGCGGCCAGATCCTCGGCGCGGTCACCGCGGCCGGCGCGTTCGCCGCGTTCCTGTCCAGCACGTCCGGGCTGCTGGTGAGCGTGGCCGGAGTGGTCTCGACCGACCTGCTGCCCGGCCGGGTGCGGGACTTCCGGGTGGCGGCCGGGCTGGTCGCGCTGTTCCCGATCGGGCTGGCGGTCGCGCTGCGGCCGGATGACATCTCGCTGTCGATCGGGCTGACGTTCGCCCTCGCCGCGTCGACGTTCAGCCCGCTGCTGGTGCTGGGCATCTGGTGGCGCAAGCTGTCCTGGCCGGGCGCGCTGGCCGGGATGTTCGTCGGCGGCGGCCTGGTGCTGGCCGCGCTGGTGGTCAACGTGGTGAGCGGCTACACCGGCGGCTGGGCGCCCTGGTTCGTCAACCAGCCCGCGCTGATCACCGTGCCGGCCGCCTTCGTGACGACGTACCTGGTCAGCCGCGTGACCGGGTACGGCCGCCCGGAGCACGTCCACGACATCATGCTCCGGCTGCACGCCCCGGACCCGCTCGGCTTCATGCGCGACCGAGCCGTCGCCCGGTTCGGCCAAGCCGAGGAGAAAACCCGCGTCGCCGGCCGCGGCCGCCACCGCAAGTAA
- a CDS encoding LytTR family DNA-binding domain-containing protein encodes MRFTVSAHDDTRKLVVLAVDDEPNGLDELVHCLRNSPHVAKVFPAIDASEALRLLSTDDPRLRERKDRGLPIVDAVFADIDMPGLSGMEMSRVFAALRPSPALVFVTGHAEEAVNAFDLGALDYVLKPYQQDRLDRAITRVIDKLAAAAAPPPGALGGEPVKNDDEVIPVELAGTTKLIPRSSVRWVEAQGDYARLFTTEGSHLVRIPLAQLEERWEKAGFVRIHRSFLVALPLITELRMGQGGYQVVIGNEEKVLPVSRRHTRALKDRLVGSGRNG; translated from the coding sequence ATGCGTTTCACTGTGAGTGCTCACGATGACACCCGGAAGCTCGTGGTCCTGGCCGTGGACGACGAGCCGAACGGTCTTGACGAACTCGTCCACTGCCTGCGCAACAGCCCGCACGTGGCCAAGGTGTTCCCGGCGATCGACGCCTCCGAGGCGCTGCGGTTGCTGTCCACCGACGACCCGAGGCTACGCGAACGCAAGGACCGCGGCCTGCCGATCGTCGACGCCGTCTTCGCCGACATCGACATGCCCGGCCTGTCCGGCATGGAGATGTCGCGCGTGTTCGCCGCGCTGCGGCCCTCGCCCGCGCTGGTGTTCGTCACCGGGCACGCCGAAGAAGCGGTCAACGCCTTCGACCTCGGCGCCCTCGACTACGTGCTCAAGCCCTACCAGCAGGACCGCCTCGACCGCGCGATCACGCGCGTGATCGACAAGCTGGCCGCGGCCGCGGCGCCCCCGCCCGGCGCGCTGGGCGGCGAGCCGGTCAAGAACGACGACGAGGTCATCCCGGTCGAGCTGGCCGGGACGACCAAGCTCATCCCGCGCTCGTCGGTCCGCTGGGTCGAGGCGCAGGGTGACTACGCACGGCTGTTCACCACCGAAGGCAGCCACCTGGTCCGCATCCCGCTCGCCCAGCTCGAGGAGCGCTGGGAGAAGGCCGGGTTCGTCCGCATCCACCGGTCGTTCCTGGTCGCCCTGCCGCTGATCACCGAGCTGCGCATGGGCCAGGGCGGCTACCAGGTCGTGATCGGCAACGAGGAGAAGGTGCTGCCGGTCAGCCGTCGGCACACCCGCGCGCTGAAGGACCGGCTGGTCGGTTCGGGCCGGAACGGCTGA
- a CDS encoding glycoside hydrolase family 16 protein produces MPHSRRLALGAVLGAALIAIPLTMPAAASIPPPESGWTTVFADDFTGGAGTLPSSANWIVDTGHSYPGGPANWGTGEIQNYTASTSNLSQDGAGNLRITPLRDSAGNWTSARIETQRTDFKPPSGGVMRIESRIQMPNVTGAAALGYWPAFWALGGPYRGNWWNWPAIGEFDIMENVNGINSVWGVLHCGVNPGGPCNETTGLPANRACPGSSCQSAFHTYRFEWDASTSPQVLRWFVDGQQFHSVSQNQLDATTWANMTSHQGYFVLLNLAIGGAFPNNNSGTTTPGPGIVPGHPMVVDYVTVTTRGGGGGTTTPPTTTTPPSGGGSAYSTIQAESFSQQSGVITEATSDSGGGQNIGAVANGDWTLYPNVDFGSSAATNFQARVASGAAAGVSGLVEVRLDSRSNAPIGSFAVGNTGGWQSWRTVPANISAVTGVHNVYLTFTSGQPADFVNLNWFTFVH; encoded by the coding sequence ATGCCCCACTCCCGCAGACTCGCCCTCGGTGCGGTGCTCGGCGCCGCGCTCATCGCCATCCCCCTCACGATGCCCGCCGCGGCGTCCATCCCGCCGCCCGAATCGGGCTGGACCACGGTCTTCGCCGACGACTTCACCGGCGGGGCCGGCACGCTCCCCTCGAGCGCCAACTGGATCGTCGACACCGGCCACAGCTACCCCGGCGGCCCCGCCAACTGGGGCACCGGGGAGATCCAGAACTACACGGCCAGCACCAGCAACCTCTCGCAGGACGGTGCCGGCAACCTCCGCATCACGCCGTTGCGCGACAGCGCGGGCAACTGGACGTCGGCGCGGATCGAAACCCAGCGCACCGACTTCAAGCCGCCGTCCGGCGGGGTCATGCGGATCGAAAGCCGGATCCAGATGCCGAACGTCACCGGCGCGGCCGCGCTCGGCTACTGGCCCGCGTTCTGGGCGCTCGGCGGCCCCTACCGCGGCAACTGGTGGAACTGGCCGGCCATCGGCGAGTTCGACATCATGGAGAACGTCAACGGGATCAACTCCGTCTGGGGCGTCCTGCACTGCGGCGTCAACCCGGGCGGCCCGTGCAACGAGACGACCGGGCTACCGGCGAACCGCGCCTGCCCGGGCAGCAGCTGCCAGTCGGCCTTCCACACCTACCGCTTCGAATGGGACGCGAGCACCAGCCCGCAGGTGCTGCGCTGGTTCGTCGACGGCCAGCAGTTCCACTCGGTGAGCCAGAACCAGCTCGACGCGACGACGTGGGCCAACATGACCTCCCACCAGGGCTACTTCGTGCTGCTCAACCTCGCCATCGGCGGCGCGTTCCCGAACAACAACTCCGGCACCACGACGCCGGGGCCGGGCATCGTGCCGGGCCACCCGATGGTCGTCGACTACGTCACGGTGACCACCCGCGGCGGCGGTGGCGGCACGACGACCCCGCCGACCACGACCACGCCGCCCTCCGGCGGCGGCAGCGCCTACAGCACCATCCAGGCCGAGTCGTTCAGCCAGCAGTCCGGGGTGATCACCGAGGCCACCTCCGACAGCGGTGGCGGCCAGAACATCGGCGCGGTGGCCAACGGCGACTGGACGCTCTACCCGAACGTGGACTTCGGCAGCAGCGCGGCGACCAACTTCCAGGCCCGCGTCGCGTCCGGGGCGGCGGCCGGCGTCAGCGGGCTGGTCGAGGTGCGGCTCGACAGCCGGTCCAACGCGCCGATCGGCAGCTTCGCGGTCGGCAACACCGGCGGCTGGCAGAGCTGGCGGACCGTGCCGGCGAACATCAGCGCGGTGACCGGCGTGCACAACGTGTATCTGACGTTCACCAGTGGTCAGCCCGCGGATTTCGTGAACCTGAACTGGTTCACCTTCGTGCATTGA
- a CDS encoding S49 family peptidase produces the protein MSVTDKLASRIPVLADRVERKDVVAVVKLHGVITPSPSPLARGAINLAAVESALTRAFGYERLKAVALLVNSPGGAPTQSGLVAERIRQLADEKGVPVLAFCEDVAASGGYWLACAADEIYAHRTSMVGSIGVISGGFGFTGLLERFGIERRLHTAGANKSRLDPFSPEKPEDVEWLKKMHAQLHELFVNWVKERRGDRLTDTEDLFTGDVWLGAKAAELGLVDGLGSLRQIITERYPDAEISVAEPKKPLLARLGLGAPAAASAVLDAVTQKAAWSRFGL, from the coding sequence ATGAGCGTTACGGACAAACTGGCTTCGCGGATCCCGGTGCTCGCCGACCGGGTCGAGCGCAAGGACGTCGTGGCCGTGGTGAAGCTGCACGGCGTGATCACGCCGTCGCCGTCACCGCTGGCCAGGGGCGCGATCAACCTGGCCGCCGTCGAGTCGGCGCTGACCAGGGCGTTCGGGTACGAGCGGCTGAAGGCGGTCGCGCTGCTGGTGAACTCCCCGGGCGGTGCGCCGACGCAGTCGGGGCTGGTCGCCGAGCGGATCCGCCAGCTGGCCGACGAGAAGGGCGTGCCGGTGCTGGCGTTCTGCGAGGACGTCGCCGCCTCCGGTGGCTACTGGCTGGCCTGCGCGGCCGACGAGATCTACGCCCACCGCACGTCGATGGTTGGCTCGATCGGCGTGATCAGCGGCGGCTTCGGCTTCACGGGCCTGCTGGAGCGCTTCGGCATCGAGCGCCGCCTGCACACGGCGGGCGCGAACAAGTCGCGGCTGGACCCGTTCTCGCCGGAGAAGCCCGAAGACGTCGAGTGGCTGAAGAAGATGCACGCCCAGCTCCACGAGCTGTTCGTGAACTGGGTCAAGGAACGCCGCGGCGACCGCCTGACGGACACCGAAGACCTGTTCACCGGCGACGTCTGGCTCGGCGCGAAGGCGGCCGAACTCGGCCTGGTCGACGGGCTGGGCAGCCTCCGCCAGATCATCACCGAGCGCTACCCGGACGCGGAGATCTCGGTGGCCGAGCCGAAGAAGCCCCTGCTGGCCCGCCTGGGCCTCGGTGCCCCGGCCGCCGCGTCGGCGGTCCTGGACGCGGTGACGCAGAAGGCGGCGTGGTCCCGGTTCGGCCTCTGA
- a CDS encoding histidine kinase, with protein sequence MDAVSGFPLAQIVPWVLVALLGVTVIVLVVKLRKPGSEVEDAMLQAVHRMSKAAPNLRSGLDEDAADKITTQLLQMLDCVAVGITDSEGTLLSWDGEANEHYVDLVDAIGAAIRKHRREVVAHDRMPCNHRGTCRMKTAVIVPLLVEGETEAALIVVGRTRGRLVQMADAVAQFVCTQFELARLDESKHQLQQAEIKALRAQISPHFVYNALNTISALIRTDPEEARELLQDFADFTRYSFRTSGMFTSLAEELRNIDRYLTIENARFGGRLEVRMKIAPEVLSVVVPFLIIQPLVENAVKHGLASKPSGGCVTVIAQDYGTEALISVEDDGIGMDPRRLRDVKNAHSTGAHVGLGNISQRMQQVFGSDYAVMVETAPGAGMKVTLRVPKFVPGVRPNMPDYSADNDTGDADVPAQGGPAQLNGAEVNGVNGTRSGILPMG encoded by the coding sequence ATGGACGCCGTGTCCGGGTTCCCGCTTGCGCAGATCGTCCCGTGGGTCCTTGTGGCGCTGCTCGGCGTCACGGTGATCGTCCTTGTCGTAAAACTGCGCAAACCGGGCAGTGAAGTCGAGGACGCCATGCTGCAGGCGGTCCACCGGATGTCGAAGGCGGCCCCGAACCTCCGCTCGGGCCTGGACGAGGACGCCGCCGACAAGATCACCACCCAGCTGCTGCAGATGCTCGACTGCGTTGCCGTCGGCATCACCGACAGCGAAGGCACGCTGCTGTCCTGGGACGGCGAGGCGAACGAGCACTACGTCGACCTCGTCGACGCCATCGGCGCGGCCATCCGCAAGCACCGCCGCGAGGTCGTCGCGCACGACCGGATGCCGTGCAACCACCGCGGCACCTGCCGGATGAAGACCGCGGTGATCGTGCCGCTGCTGGTGGAGGGCGAGACCGAGGCGGCGCTGATCGTCGTCGGCCGGACCCGCGGCCGGCTGGTGCAGATGGCCGACGCCGTCGCCCAGTTCGTCTGCACCCAGTTCGAGCTGGCCCGGCTCGACGAGTCGAAGCACCAGCTCCAGCAGGCCGAGATCAAGGCGCTGCGGGCCCAGATCTCGCCGCACTTCGTCTACAACGCGCTGAACACCATCTCCGCGCTGATCCGCACGGACCCCGAAGAGGCGCGAGAGCTGCTTCAGGACTTCGCCGACTTCACGCGCTACTCGTTCCGGACGTCGGGCATGTTCACCTCGCTCGCCGAGGAGCTGCGCAACATCGACCGCTACCTGACCATCGAGAACGCCCGCTTCGGCGGCCGGCTCGAGGTGCGGATGAAGATCGCGCCCGAGGTGCTCAGCGTCGTCGTGCCGTTCCTGATCATCCAGCCGCTGGTGGAGAACGCGGTCAAGCACGGACTGGCCAGCAAGCCCAGCGGCGGCTGCGTCACGGTGATCGCGCAGGACTACGGCACCGAGGCGCTGATCAGCGTCGAGGACGACGGCATCGGCATGGACCCGCGGCGGCTGCGTGACGTCAAGAACGCGCACAGCACCGGCGCGCACGTCGGGCTCGGCAACATCAGCCAGCGCATGCAGCAGGTCTTCGGCAGCGACTACGCGGTGATGGTCGAGACCGCGCCCGGGGCAGGCATGAAGGTGACGCTGCGGGTGCCGAAGTTCGTCCCGGGTGTCCGGCCGAACATGCCGGACTACAGCGCCGACAACGACACGGGCGACGCCGACGTGCCGGCCCAGGGCGGTCCCGCCCAGCTGAACGGCGCCGAGGTGAACGGCGTCAACGGCACCCGCTCCGGCATCCTCCCCATGGGCTGA
- a CDS encoding Fpg/Nei family DNA glycosylase yields the protein MPELPEVEALAHHLRENAVGRTIFRIDVASLSVLKTATPPYTALHGREITGATRHGKHLDVVAGDLHLVVHLARAGWLRWSDGLAAAPLKPGKGPISLRVHLESATGPGFDLTEAGTKKGLAVWIVKDPQEIASVARLGPDALAVDAAQLRELFAGKNTRLKWALTDQSLLAGIGNAYSDEIMHRAKLSPYATIGKLDDGALETLAEAIHEIESDAVERSVGQKAARLKGEKRSGLRVHARTGLPCPVCGDTIREISFADKSFQYCPTCQTGGKPLADRRMSRLLK from the coding sequence ATGCCCGAGCTACCCGAGGTCGAAGCACTGGCTCACCACCTGCGTGAGAACGCCGTGGGCCGGACGATCTTCCGCATCGATGTCGCATCGCTGAGCGTGCTCAAGACGGCGACCCCGCCGTACACCGCGCTGCACGGCCGCGAGATCACCGGCGCGACCCGGCACGGCAAGCACCTCGACGTCGTGGCCGGCGACCTGCACCTGGTCGTCCACCTGGCCCGCGCGGGCTGGCTGCGCTGGTCCGACGGACTCGCCGCGGCGCCGCTGAAGCCGGGGAAGGGCCCGATCTCGCTGCGGGTGCACCTCGAGTCCGCCACCGGGCCCGGCTTCGACCTCACCGAAGCGGGCACGAAGAAGGGCCTGGCGGTGTGGATCGTCAAGGACCCGCAGGAGATCGCGAGCGTGGCGAGGCTGGGGCCGGACGCGCTGGCCGTGGACGCCGCGCAGCTGCGTGAGCTCTTCGCCGGCAAGAACACCCGGCTGAAGTGGGCGCTGACCGACCAGTCGCTGCTCGCCGGGATCGGCAACGCCTACTCCGACGAGATCATGCACCGCGCGAAGCTCTCGCCGTACGCCACGATCGGCAAGCTCGACGACGGCGCGCTGGAGACCCTCGCCGAGGCGATCCACGAGATCGAGTCCGACGCCGTCGAGCGGTCGGTGGGGCAGAAGGCGGCCCGGCTGAAGGGCGAGAAGCGGTCGGGCCTGCGGGTCCACGCGCGGACCGGGCTGCCGTGTCCGGTCTGCGGCGACACGATCCGCGAAATATCCTTCGCCGACAAGTCGTTCCAGTACTGCCCGACCTGCCAGACCGGCGGAAAGCCGCTGGCCGACCGCCGGATGTCGCGCCTGCTGAAGTAG
- a CDS encoding DUF983 domain-containing protein translates to MNRLVRGEDGRDWVVRAQMEWRAPATADDFEHDVAGSYGPGIAMIVVTALLAVILIVWTPDQVNVPAWVLLALLLVVLFFPLRWILRRPWTVVAETEGDVTGDRPSERWVGTIRGMFTVQGEVKKISKTIQRHSLPDFDGPLHPVE, encoded by the coding sequence ATGAACCGGCTGGTACGCGGCGAAGACGGCCGCGACTGGGTGGTCCGTGCCCAGATGGAATGGCGCGCACCGGCGACGGCCGACGACTTCGAGCACGACGTCGCGGGCAGCTACGGGCCCGGGATCGCGATGATCGTCGTCACCGCCCTGCTGGCGGTGATCCTCATCGTGTGGACACCCGACCAGGTCAACGTGCCCGCGTGGGTGCTGCTGGCGCTGCTGCTCGTGGTGCTGTTCTTCCCACTGCGGTGGATCCTGCGCCGCCCGTGGACCGTGGTCGCGGAGACCGAAGGCGACGTGACGGGCGACCGGCCGTCCGAGCGCTGGGTCGGCACCATCCGCGGCATGTTCACCGTGCAGGGCGAGGTCAAGAAGATCTCGAAGACCATCCAGCGGCACTCGCTGCCGGACTTCGACGGGCCGCTTCACCCGGTCGAGTAG